The proteins below come from a single Chelmon rostratus isolate fCheRos1 chromosome 10, fCheRos1.pri, whole genome shotgun sequence genomic window:
- the kiaa2013 gene encoding uncharacterized protein KIAA2013 homolog isoform X3, with protein sequence MWLQQRLKGLPGLLSSSWARRLLIGLLLFLIFYWYLGAERRWRVFGGSAMPGGAAGQCLLAEIHRWNSHVDRGEGIYSTPQEQLDTPFVSGNGHILIDIDSNKLWVASSSQPGSAPVHQTEYSPRLGVHLEGTRAEAQATMLWFRKGAVLSVRCASPAALQSARDCVTIREEFIAHRSRPNVYLQRIHINNPSDRPASLDVSSEKPSFGSKFSSSVDKLDDREIVLSSGRVPVENNRMVLVVVVTKKLSSRIQVSAKSEYTDNILSVVWTSEPIESSKLEETFSTLREGAKKELGELLRASVDELVADHQQAWMDLFISGVEMRKITDSHTPSSRTVNTTLYYILSSSMAPLLDRRLSGEEHARLESSLNYADHCFSGHATMHAENLWPERVSSTAQILQLFTLWTLTLQKRGCKVLVAAGAHGAMQGMVLSFGGLQFTENHLQFQADPDVLHNSYALRGIHYNQDLINLAVLLDVEGKPFLHVSVKPQEKPVKLYACEAGCLNEPVELTSEIKGHTFPVMVTQPITPLLYISTDLRHLQDLRHTLHLKAILAHEEHMANRSPAKVRITAVTPGTLLEHCSDMHTLTMW encoded by the exons atgTGGCTCCAGCAAAGACTAAAGGGGCTACCGGGCTTGTTATCAAGCAGCTGGGCGAGAAGACTTCTCATAGGactgctgctcttcctcattTTCTACTGGTACCTGGGAGCAGAGCGCAGATGGAGGGTGTTCGGCGGCTCGGCCATGCCCGGTGGGGCGGCAGGACAGTGCCTACTGGCTGAAATCCACAGGTGGAACTCTCATGTAGACCGAGGAGAGGGGATATACAGCACACCTCAGGAACAACTAGATACACCTTTTGTATCAGGTAACGGCCATATTCTGATTGACATTGACTCTAACAAACTGTGGGTGGCGTCGTCTTCACAGCCCGGCTCGGCTCCGGTCCACCAGACCGAATACTCACCGAGACTCGGCGTCCATCTCGAAGGGACGCGGGCTGAGGCTCAGGCGACCATGCTGTGGTTCCGGAAAGGAGCCGTGCTGTCGGTCCGATGTGCCTCACCAGCCGCCCTGCAGTCGGCCCGGGACTGTGTCACCATCAGAGAGGAGTTTATCGCACACAGAAGCAGACCTAATGTCTATCTCCAGCGAATCCACATCAACAACCCGTCTGACAGGCCCGCCTCCTTGGACGTTTCTTCTGAGAAACCCTCCTTCGGTAGCAAGTTCTCCAGCAGTGTGGACAAACTTGACGACAGAGAGATAGTGCTCTCCTCCGGCAGAGTGCCTGTGGAGAATAACCGgatggtgctggtggtggtggtcacCAAGAAGCTGAGCAGCAGGATCCAGGTCTCTGCTAAATCAGAGTACACAGACAACATCCTGTCAGTGGTGTGGACTTCAGAGCCTATTGAGTCCTCCAAGTTGGAGGAGACCTTCAGCACCCTCAGAGAAGGAGCCAAAAAGGAGCTGGGGGAGCTGCTGAGAGCCAGTGTGGACGAGCTGGTTGCAGATCACCAGCAGGCCTGGATGGACCTCTTCATTTCAG GTGTTGAAATGAGGAAGATCACAGACTCCCACACACCATCGAGCCGCACGGTGAACACCACCCTCTACTACATCCTGTCCTCCTCCATGGCTCCCCTGCTGGATCGAAGGCTGAGCGGCGAGGAGCACGCTCGTCTCGAGTCCAGCCTCAACTACGCCGACCACTGCTTCAGCGGCCATGCCACCATGCATGCAGAGAACCTGTGGCCCGAGCGGGTGAGCAGCACCGCTCAGATCCTGCAGCTGTTCACGCTGtggactctgactctgcagAAGAGAGGCTGCAAGGTGCTGGTGGCAGCCGGAGCCCACGGAGCCATGCAAGGTATGGTGCTCAGCTTCGGAGGCCTTCAGTTCACAGAGAACCACCTTCAGTTCCAGGCCGATCCGGACGTGCTGCACAACAGCTACGCCCTGAGAGGGATCCACTACAACCAGGATCTCATTAATCTGGCGGTGCTGCTGGATGTGGAGGGGAAGCCTTTTCTTCACGTGTCGGTGAAGCCACAGGAGAAGCCGGTGAAGCTGTACGCCTGCGAGGCCGGCTGCCTCAACGAGCCAGTGGAGCTGACGTCCGAGATCAAAGGTCACACCTTCCCCGTGATGGTGACCCAGCCCATCACACCACTGCTGTACATCTCCACAGACCTGCGCCACCTGCAGGACCTCCGCCACACCCTGCACCTCAAGGCCATCCTGGCTCACGAGGAGCACATGGCCAACAG GTCGCCAGCAAAAGTGAGGATCACTGCTGTGACGCCAGGAACGCTGCTTGAACACTGCagtgacatgcacacactcaccatgTGGTAG
- the kiaa2013 gene encoding uncharacterized protein KIAA2013 homolog isoform X2, producing the protein MWLQQRLKGLPGLLSSSWARRLLIGLLLFLIFYWYLGAERRWRVFGGSAMPGGAAGQCLLAEIHRWNSHVDRGEGIYSTPQEQLDTPFVSGNGHILIDIDSNKLWVASSSQPGSAPVHQTEYSPRLGVHLEGTRAEAQATMLWFRKGAVLSVRCASPAALQSARDCVTIREEFIAHRSRPNVYLQRIHINNPSDRPASLDVSSEKPSFGSKFSSSVDKLDDREIVLSSGRVPVENNRMVLVVVVTKKLSSRIQVSAKSEYTDNILSVVWTSEPIESSKLEETFSTLREGAKKELGELLRASVDELVADHQQAWMDLFISGVEMRKITDSHTPSSRTVNTTLYYILSSSMAPLLDRRLSGEEHARLESSLNYADHCFSGHATMHAENLWPERVSSTAQILQLFTLWTLTLQKRGCKVLVAAGAHGAMQGMVLSFGGLQFTENHLQFQADPDVLHNSYALRGIHYNQDLINLAVLLDVEGKPFLHVSVKPQEKPVKLYACEAGCLNEPVELTSEIKGHTFPVMVTQPITPLLYISTDLRHLQDLRHTLHLKAILAHEEHMANSSYTTSTVAPALNPSSEARSPAKVRITAVTPGTLLEHCSDMHTLTMW; encoded by the exons atgTGGCTCCAGCAAAGACTAAAGGGGCTACCGGGCTTGTTATCAAGCAGCTGGGCGAGAAGACTTCTCATAGGactgctgctcttcctcattTTCTACTGGTACCTGGGAGCAGAGCGCAGATGGAGGGTGTTCGGCGGCTCGGCCATGCCCGGTGGGGCGGCAGGACAGTGCCTACTGGCTGAAATCCACAGGTGGAACTCTCATGTAGACCGAGGAGAGGGGATATACAGCACACCTCAGGAACAACTAGATACACCTTTTGTATCAGGTAACGGCCATATTCTGATTGACATTGACTCTAACAAACTGTGGGTGGCGTCGTCTTCACAGCCCGGCTCGGCTCCGGTCCACCAGACCGAATACTCACCGAGACTCGGCGTCCATCTCGAAGGGACGCGGGCTGAGGCTCAGGCGACCATGCTGTGGTTCCGGAAAGGAGCCGTGCTGTCGGTCCGATGTGCCTCACCAGCCGCCCTGCAGTCGGCCCGGGACTGTGTCACCATCAGAGAGGAGTTTATCGCACACAGAAGCAGACCTAATGTCTATCTCCAGCGAATCCACATCAACAACCCGTCTGACAGGCCCGCCTCCTTGGACGTTTCTTCTGAGAAACCCTCCTTCGGTAGCAAGTTCTCCAGCAGTGTGGACAAACTTGACGACAGAGAGATAGTGCTCTCCTCCGGCAGAGTGCCTGTGGAGAATAACCGgatggtgctggtggtggtggtcacCAAGAAGCTGAGCAGCAGGATCCAGGTCTCTGCTAAATCAGAGTACACAGACAACATCCTGTCAGTGGTGTGGACTTCAGAGCCTATTGAGTCCTCCAAGTTGGAGGAGACCTTCAGCACCCTCAGAGAAGGAGCCAAAAAGGAGCTGGGGGAGCTGCTGAGAGCCAGTGTGGACGAGCTGGTTGCAGATCACCAGCAGGCCTGGATGGACCTCTTCATTTCAG GTGTTGAAATGAGGAAGATCACAGACTCCCACACACCATCGAGCCGCACGGTGAACACCACCCTCTACTACATCCTGTCCTCCTCCATGGCTCCCCTGCTGGATCGAAGGCTGAGCGGCGAGGAGCACGCTCGTCTCGAGTCCAGCCTCAACTACGCCGACCACTGCTTCAGCGGCCATGCCACCATGCATGCAGAGAACCTGTGGCCCGAGCGGGTGAGCAGCACCGCTCAGATCCTGCAGCTGTTCACGCTGtggactctgactctgcagAAGAGAGGCTGCAAGGTGCTGGTGGCAGCCGGAGCCCACGGAGCCATGCAAGGTATGGTGCTCAGCTTCGGAGGCCTTCAGTTCACAGAGAACCACCTTCAGTTCCAGGCCGATCCGGACGTGCTGCACAACAGCTACGCCCTGAGAGGGATCCACTACAACCAGGATCTCATTAATCTGGCGGTGCTGCTGGATGTGGAGGGGAAGCCTTTTCTTCACGTGTCGGTGAAGCCACAGGAGAAGCCGGTGAAGCTGTACGCCTGCGAGGCCGGCTGCCTCAACGAGCCAGTGGAGCTGACGTCCGAGATCAAAGGTCACACCTTCCCCGTGATGGTGACCCAGCCCATCACACCACTGCTGTACATCTCCACAGACCTGCGCCACCTGCAGGACCTCCGCCACACCCTGCACCTCAAGGCCATCCTGGCTCACGAGGAGCACATGGCCAACAG CTCATATACAACGAGTACTGTGGCCCCGGCGCTAAACCCCTCTTCAGAAGCAAG GTCGCCAGCAAAAGTGAGGATCACTGCTGTGACGCCAGGAACGCTGCTTGAACACTGCagtgacatgcacacactcaccatgTGGTAG
- the kiaa2013 gene encoding uncharacterized protein KIAA2013 homolog isoform X1, with protein MWLQQRLKGLPGLLSSSWARRLLIGLLLFLIFYWYLGAERRWRVFGGSAMPGGAAGQCLLAEIHRWNSHVDRGEGIYSTPQEQLDTPFVSGNGHILIDIDSNKLWVASSSQPGSAPVHQTEYSPRLGVHLEGTRAEAQATMLWFRKGAVLSVRCASPAALQSARDCVTIREEFIAHRSRPNVYLQRIHINNPSDRPASLDVSSEKPSFGSKFSSSVDKLDDREIVLSSGRVPVENNRMVLVVVVTKKLSSRIQVSAKSEYTDNILSVVWTSEPIESSKLEETFSTLREGAKKELGELLRASVDELVADHQQAWMDLFISGVEMRKITDSHTPSSRTVNTTLYYILSSSMAPLLDRRLSGEEHARLESSLNYADHCFSGHATMHAENLWPERVSSTAQILQLFTLWTLTLQKRGCKVLVAAGAHGAMQGMVLSFGGLQFTENHLQFQADPDVLHNSYALRGIHYNQDLINLAVLLDVEGKPFLHVSVKPQEKPVKLYACEAGCLNEPVELTSEIKGHTFPVMVTQPITPLLYISTDLRHLQDLRHTLHLKAILAHEEHMANRYPGLPFLFWFSVASLITLFHLFLFKLIYNEYCGPGAKPLFRSKVASKSEDHCCDARNAA; from the exons atgTGGCTCCAGCAAAGACTAAAGGGGCTACCGGGCTTGTTATCAAGCAGCTGGGCGAGAAGACTTCTCATAGGactgctgctcttcctcattTTCTACTGGTACCTGGGAGCAGAGCGCAGATGGAGGGTGTTCGGCGGCTCGGCCATGCCCGGTGGGGCGGCAGGACAGTGCCTACTGGCTGAAATCCACAGGTGGAACTCTCATGTAGACCGAGGAGAGGGGATATACAGCACACCTCAGGAACAACTAGATACACCTTTTGTATCAGGTAACGGCCATATTCTGATTGACATTGACTCTAACAAACTGTGGGTGGCGTCGTCTTCACAGCCCGGCTCGGCTCCGGTCCACCAGACCGAATACTCACCGAGACTCGGCGTCCATCTCGAAGGGACGCGGGCTGAGGCTCAGGCGACCATGCTGTGGTTCCGGAAAGGAGCCGTGCTGTCGGTCCGATGTGCCTCACCAGCCGCCCTGCAGTCGGCCCGGGACTGTGTCACCATCAGAGAGGAGTTTATCGCACACAGAAGCAGACCTAATGTCTATCTCCAGCGAATCCACATCAACAACCCGTCTGACAGGCCCGCCTCCTTGGACGTTTCTTCTGAGAAACCCTCCTTCGGTAGCAAGTTCTCCAGCAGTGTGGACAAACTTGACGACAGAGAGATAGTGCTCTCCTCCGGCAGAGTGCCTGTGGAGAATAACCGgatggtgctggtggtggtggtcacCAAGAAGCTGAGCAGCAGGATCCAGGTCTCTGCTAAATCAGAGTACACAGACAACATCCTGTCAGTGGTGTGGACTTCAGAGCCTATTGAGTCCTCCAAGTTGGAGGAGACCTTCAGCACCCTCAGAGAAGGAGCCAAAAAGGAGCTGGGGGAGCTGCTGAGAGCCAGTGTGGACGAGCTGGTTGCAGATCACCAGCAGGCCTGGATGGACCTCTTCATTTCAG GTGTTGAAATGAGGAAGATCACAGACTCCCACACACCATCGAGCCGCACGGTGAACACCACCCTCTACTACATCCTGTCCTCCTCCATGGCTCCCCTGCTGGATCGAAGGCTGAGCGGCGAGGAGCACGCTCGTCTCGAGTCCAGCCTCAACTACGCCGACCACTGCTTCAGCGGCCATGCCACCATGCATGCAGAGAACCTGTGGCCCGAGCGGGTGAGCAGCACCGCTCAGATCCTGCAGCTGTTCACGCTGtggactctgactctgcagAAGAGAGGCTGCAAGGTGCTGGTGGCAGCCGGAGCCCACGGAGCCATGCAAGGTATGGTGCTCAGCTTCGGAGGCCTTCAGTTCACAGAGAACCACCTTCAGTTCCAGGCCGATCCGGACGTGCTGCACAACAGCTACGCCCTGAGAGGGATCCACTACAACCAGGATCTCATTAATCTGGCGGTGCTGCTGGATGTGGAGGGGAAGCCTTTTCTTCACGTGTCGGTGAAGCCACAGGAGAAGCCGGTGAAGCTGTACGCCTGCGAGGCCGGCTGCCTCAACGAGCCAGTGGAGCTGACGTCCGAGATCAAAGGTCACACCTTCCCCGTGATGGTGACCCAGCCCATCACACCACTGCTGTACATCTCCACAGACCTGCGCCACCTGCAGGACCTCCGCCACACCCTGCACCTCAAGGCCATCCTGGCTCACGAGGAGCACATGGCCAACAGGTATCCAGGCCTGCCCTTCCTCTTCTGGTTCAGTGTGGCCTCGCTCATAACACTCTTCCACCTTTTCCTCTTCAAGCTCATATACAACGAGTACTGTGGCCCCGGCGCTAAACCCCTCTTCAGAAGCAAG GTCGCCAGCAAAAGTGAGGATCACTGCTGTGACGCCAGGAACGCTGCTTGA
- the plod1a gene encoding procollagen-lysine,2-oxoglutarate 5-dioxygenase 1 isoform X2 — protein MRLWSSLLLPGIFACVLFPLTNSEEQRLPEEKLLVVTVATKESDGFRRFLRSAKHFNYTVKVLGRGQKWRGGDYMSAPGGGQKVRLLKAALEKMKNQDQIVLFIDSYDVVFASGPKELLKKFQQAKHKVVFSSESLIWPDRHLEDKHPHVREGNRFLGSGGFIGYLPNIKEMVADWTGEDNDSDQLFFTKIYIDPAKRKSINITLDGKCRLFQNLHGALDEVVLKFENGRVRARNLLYDTLPVIIHGNGPTKLQINYLGNYIPNTWTFETGCTVCHEELHHLKALKESEYPLVVIGIFIQQLTPFVTVFFERLLKLQYPKNRLKLLIYNQEVHHEPQVNSFLQAHGSLYQEVKFIGPEEAMDGAAARNLAFDTCRKDKDCDYFFSLDIEVVLKNENTLKILIEQNLPVVAPMITRAGRLWSNFWGALSADGYYARSEDYVDIVQGRRTGVWNVPYLSSVYLVKASLLRSELTDYNLFNSHILDPDMAYCHNIRSKGIFLYVTNMHTFGRILSTENYQTSHLHNDLWQIFENPLDWQERYIHENYTYIMKDKLIETPCPDVYWFPVFSDVACEHLIEEMEHFGKWSGGANTDSRIQGGYENVPTIDIHMNQINFEKEWHKFLLEFIAPITEKMYPGYYTKCSTPLNFVVRYKPDEQPLLVPHHDASTFTINIALNSKDIDYQGGGCRFLRYDCSIQAPRKGWALMHPGRLTHYHEGLPTTAGVRYIAVSFVDP, from the exons ATGAGACTCTGGTCCTCGCTTTTGCTCCCAGGGATTTTTGCCTGTGTGCTTTTTCCTCTGACAAACTCTGAAGAGCAGCGACTCCCCGAAG AGAAACTTCTAGTTGTGACAGTTGCAACCAAAGAGAGTGATGGCTTCAGGCGTTTCTTGAGGTCGGCTAAACACTTTAACTACACTGTCAAG GTTCTTGGTCGGGGTCAGAAATGGAGGGGTGGCGACTACATGTCGGCTCCAGGAGGAGGCCAGAAAGTTCGACTCCTGAAAGCAGCCCTGGAGAAGATGAAGAATCAGGACCAAATCGTCCTTTTTATTGACAG CTACGATGTGGTTTTCGCCTCGGGTCCGAAAGAGCTGTTGAAGAAGTTCCAGCAGGCCAAACACAAGGTGGTGTTCTCCTCCGAGAGCCTGATCTGGCCCGACAGACACCTGGAGGACAAACACCCCCATGTCAGGGAGGGGAACCGGTTCCTAGGCTCAGGTG GTTTCATTGGCTACCTTCCCAACATCAAAGAGATGGTTGCTGACTGGACAGGAGAAGACAATGACAGTGACCAGCTGTTCTTCACCAAGATTTACATTGATCCAGCAAAAAGA AAATCCATAAATATCACACTGGATGGCAAATGCAGGCTGTTCCAGAACCTTCATGGAGCCCTCG ACGAGGTGGTGCTGAAGTTTGAGAATGGACGGGTGCGAGCCAGAAATTTGCTGTATGATACCCTGCCCGTGATCATCCATGGGAACGGACCAACCAAG CTCCAGATCAACTACCTGGGTAACTACATCCCCAACACGTGGACGTTTGAGACTGGATGCACTGTGTGTCATGAGGAACTCCACCATCTCAAAGCTCTTAAG GAGAGTGAATACCCACTGGTGGTGATTGGCATCTTCATTCAGCAGCTCACCCCCTTTGTCACCGTGTTCTTTGAGCGCCTGCTGAAGCTCCAGTATCCCAAGAACAGGCTCAAACTGCTCATTTACAACCAG GAAGTTCATCATGAGCCTCAGGTCAACTCTTTCCTGCAGGCTCACGGAAGCCTTTATCAGGAAGTCAAGTTCATCGGGCCTGAGGAGGCTATGGACGGAGCTGCAGCCCGCAACCTGGCCTT tGATACGTGCCGGAAGGACAAGGACTGTGACTATTTCTTCAGCTTGGACATAGAAGTGGTCTTGAAGAATGAGAACACACTCAAAATTCTCATTGAACAAAACCT GCCTGTTGTGGCACCAATGATAACTCGAGCCGGTCGACTGTGGAGCAACTTCTGGGGAGCCCTCAGTGCAGATGGCTACTACGCCAGGTCTGAGGACTATGTGGACATAGTTCAAGGACGGCGAAC GGGTGTGTGGAATGTCCCATACCTGTCCAGTGTGTACCTGGTGAAGGCCAGCCTCCTTCGATCAGAGCTCACAGACTATAATCTCTTTAACTCACACATCTTAGACCCTGACATGGCTTACTGCCACAACATTCGCTCCAAG GGAATCTTCCTGTATGTCACCAACATGCACACCTTCGGTCGCATCCTGTCAACAGAAAACTATCAGACCAGCCATCTTCATAATGATCTGTGGCAGATCTTTGAAAACCCACTG gACTGGCAGGAGCGCTACATTCATGAGAACTACACTTACATCATGAAGGACAAGCTGATTGAAACC CCTTGTCCTGATGTGTACTGGTTCCCGGTTTTCTCTGATGTTGCTTGTGAGCACCTTATTGAAGAAATGGAGCACTTTGGGAAGTGGTCAGGAGGAGCCAACACG GACAGCAGAATCCAAGGCGGCTACGAGAACGTTCCCACAATCGACATCCACATGAATCAAATCAACTTTGAAAAGGAATGGCACAAATTCTTACTGGAGTTCATAGCACCGATAACTGAGAAAATGTATCCTGGTTACTACACCAAG TGTTCCACCCCCTTGAACTTTGTGGTGAGGTACAAACCTGATGAGCAGCCGCTGCTCGTCCCTCACCATGACGCCTCCACATTCACTATTAACATAGCTCTCAACAGCAAAGACATTGACTACCAG GGCGGTGGATGCAGGTTCCTCCGCTACGACTGCTCCATTCAGGCTCCTCGTAAAGGCTGGGCCCTCATGCACCCGGGCCGCCTCACCCACTACCACGAAGGCCTGCCGACCACTGCTGGCGTCAGGTACATCGCAGTGTCCTTTGTGGATCCCTGA
- the plod1a gene encoding procollagen-lysine,2-oxoglutarate 5-dioxygenase 1 isoform X1, translating into MRLWSSLLLPGIFACVLFPLTNSEEQRLPEEKLLVVTVATKESDGFRRFLRSAKHFNYTVKVLGRGQKWRGGDYMSAPGGGQKVRLLKAALEKMKNQDQIVLFIDSYDVVFASGPKELLKKFQQAKHKVVFSSESLIWPDRHLEDKHPHVREGNRFLGSGGFIGYLPNIKEMVADWTGEDNDSDQLFFTKIYIDPAKRKSINITLDGKCRLFQNLHGALDEVVLKFENGRVRARNLLYDTLPVIIHGNGPTKLQINYLGNYIPNTWTFETGCTVCHEELHHLKALKESEYPLVVIGIFIQQLTPFVTVFFERLLKLQYPKNRLKLLIYNQEVHHEPQVNSFLQAHGSLYQEVKFIGPEEAMDGAAARNLAFDTCRKDKDCDYFFSLDIEVVLKNENTLKILIEQNLPVVAPMITRAGRLWSNFWGALSADGYYARSEDYVDIVQGRRTGVWNVPYLSSVYLVKASLLRSELTDYNLFNSHILDPDMAYCHNIRSKGIFLYVTNMHTFGRILSTENYQTSHLHNDLWQIFENPLDWQERYIHENYTYIMKDKLIETPCPDVYWFPVFSDVACEHLIEEMEHFGKWSGGANTDSRIQGGYENVPTIDIHMNQINFEKEWHKFLLEFIAPITEKMYPGYYTKAQFDLAFVVRYKPDEQPSLRPHHDASTFTINIALNQVGLDYQGGGCRFLRYDCSIQAPRKGWALMHPGRLTHYHEGLPTTAGVRYIAVSFVDP; encoded by the exons ATGAGACTCTGGTCCTCGCTTTTGCTCCCAGGGATTTTTGCCTGTGTGCTTTTTCCTCTGACAAACTCTGAAGAGCAGCGACTCCCCGAAG AGAAACTTCTAGTTGTGACAGTTGCAACCAAAGAGAGTGATGGCTTCAGGCGTTTCTTGAGGTCGGCTAAACACTTTAACTACACTGTCAAG GTTCTTGGTCGGGGTCAGAAATGGAGGGGTGGCGACTACATGTCGGCTCCAGGAGGAGGCCAGAAAGTTCGACTCCTGAAAGCAGCCCTGGAGAAGATGAAGAATCAGGACCAAATCGTCCTTTTTATTGACAG CTACGATGTGGTTTTCGCCTCGGGTCCGAAAGAGCTGTTGAAGAAGTTCCAGCAGGCCAAACACAAGGTGGTGTTCTCCTCCGAGAGCCTGATCTGGCCCGACAGACACCTGGAGGACAAACACCCCCATGTCAGGGAGGGGAACCGGTTCCTAGGCTCAGGTG GTTTCATTGGCTACCTTCCCAACATCAAAGAGATGGTTGCTGACTGGACAGGAGAAGACAATGACAGTGACCAGCTGTTCTTCACCAAGATTTACATTGATCCAGCAAAAAGA AAATCCATAAATATCACACTGGATGGCAAATGCAGGCTGTTCCAGAACCTTCATGGAGCCCTCG ACGAGGTGGTGCTGAAGTTTGAGAATGGACGGGTGCGAGCCAGAAATTTGCTGTATGATACCCTGCCCGTGATCATCCATGGGAACGGACCAACCAAG CTCCAGATCAACTACCTGGGTAACTACATCCCCAACACGTGGACGTTTGAGACTGGATGCACTGTGTGTCATGAGGAACTCCACCATCTCAAAGCTCTTAAG GAGAGTGAATACCCACTGGTGGTGATTGGCATCTTCATTCAGCAGCTCACCCCCTTTGTCACCGTGTTCTTTGAGCGCCTGCTGAAGCTCCAGTATCCCAAGAACAGGCTCAAACTGCTCATTTACAACCAG GAAGTTCATCATGAGCCTCAGGTCAACTCTTTCCTGCAGGCTCACGGAAGCCTTTATCAGGAAGTCAAGTTCATCGGGCCTGAGGAGGCTATGGACGGAGCTGCAGCCCGCAACCTGGCCTT tGATACGTGCCGGAAGGACAAGGACTGTGACTATTTCTTCAGCTTGGACATAGAAGTGGTCTTGAAGAATGAGAACACACTCAAAATTCTCATTGAACAAAACCT GCCTGTTGTGGCACCAATGATAACTCGAGCCGGTCGACTGTGGAGCAACTTCTGGGGAGCCCTCAGTGCAGATGGCTACTACGCCAGGTCTGAGGACTATGTGGACATAGTTCAAGGACGGCGAAC GGGTGTGTGGAATGTCCCATACCTGTCCAGTGTGTACCTGGTGAAGGCCAGCCTCCTTCGATCAGAGCTCACAGACTATAATCTCTTTAACTCACACATCTTAGACCCTGACATGGCTTACTGCCACAACATTCGCTCCAAG GGAATCTTCCTGTATGTCACCAACATGCACACCTTCGGTCGCATCCTGTCAACAGAAAACTATCAGACCAGCCATCTTCATAATGATCTGTGGCAGATCTTTGAAAACCCACTG gACTGGCAGGAGCGCTACATTCATGAGAACTACACTTACATCATGAAGGACAAGCTGATTGAAACC CCTTGTCCTGATGTGTACTGGTTCCCGGTTTTCTCTGATGTTGCTTGTGAGCACCTTATTGAAGAAATGGAGCACTTTGGGAAGTGGTCAGGAGGAGCCAACACG GACAGCAGAATCCAAGGCGGCTACGAGAACGTTCCCACAATCGACATCCACATGAATCAAATCAACTTTGAAAAGGAATGGCACAAATTCTTACTGGAGTTCATAGCACCGATAACTGAGAAAATGTATCCTGGTTACTACACCAAG gctcAGTTTGACTTGGCCTTTGTAGTTAGATATAAGCCAGATGAGCAGCCCTCTTTGAGACCGCACCATGACGCCTCCACATTCACTataaacattgcactcaatcaAGTGGGCCTTGATTACCAG GGCGGTGGATGCAGGTTCCTCCGCTACGACTGCTCCATTCAGGCTCCTCGTAAAGGCTGGGCCCTCATGCACCCGGGCCGCCTCACCCACTACCACGAAGGCCTGCCGACCACTGCTGGCGTCAGGTACATCGCAGTGTCCTTTGTGGATCCCTGA